The proteins below come from a single Triticum aestivum cultivar Chinese Spring chromosome 5D, IWGSC CS RefSeq v2.1, whole genome shotgun sequence genomic window:
- the LOC123119263 gene encoding uncharacterized protein, with protein MLNIYRRDELSIRHNIKSGFIVDQVLRNTTAQKMGIRRGDVIDVMSLELGTTLSEFEDNLLEISWQFLEKELDPILDLQIQVHNLYDRESVCTVLPMRFRNATVNQHDSLEFEVTKK; from the exons ATGCTCAATATTTATCGCCGAGATGAGCTATCTATCCGCCACAATATCAAGAGTGGTTTCATTGTAGATCAG GTGCTTCGTAACACTACCGCTCAAAAGATGGGCATTAGAAGAGGAGATGTCATAGATGTGATGTCATTGGAGCTTGGTACAACTTTATCTGAG TTTGAAGACAATCTTCTTGAAATTAGTTGGCAGTTTCTGGAAAAGGAACTTGATCCGATTCTTGACCTGCAG ATTCAAGTCCACAATCTCTATGACAGAGAAAGCGTGTGTACTGTGTTGCCTATGAGGTTCAGGAATGCTACAGTGAATCAACATGATTCA CTTGAGTTCGAAGTTACCAAGAAGTGA
- the LOC123119262 gene encoding uncharacterized protein produces the protein MVCQPIERLGFNVLPRQTMVAHLTTDVIRNFRITLNFPPLKSAQIRSIPNLPGALPPPSLIAAPRQPSVKHADSRCRPRLVCPQTLRSLPAVLHFCPCRPSLLQRSRSGSAGRRSTDDSLSYPPSSPASIRWTRR, from the exons ATGGTCTGCCAGCCGATTGAACGGCTGGGATTCAATGTTCTGCCGCGGCAGACCATGGTCGCGCACCTGACGACCGATGTGATCCGTAATTTTAGGATCACCCTCAACTTCCCTCCCCTAAAATCCGCACAGATTCGCTCCATCCCCAACCTCCCCGGCGCCCTACCGCCTCCTTCCCTCATCGCCGCCCCTCGCCAGCCGTCCGTCAAGCACGCAGACTCTCGCTGCCGACCCCGTCTGGTCTGCCCACAGACCCTCCGCTCCCTCCCCGCCGTCCTTCACTTCTGCCCCTGCCGCCCCTCTCTCTTGCAGCGGAGCAGAAGCGGAAGCGCCGGGAGAAGATCAACCGACGATTCATTGAGCTATCCACCGTCATCCCCGGCCTCAATAAG ATGGACAAGGCGATGA